The uncultured Treponema sp. genome includes a region encoding these proteins:
- a CDS encoding PC4/YdbC family ssDNA-binding protein, with protein MSEGFTPPDIQKNIGVLSTSKSGWNLELNFVSWGGRPAKYDIRSWDSEHEKMGKGVTFTKDELCALKNLLNGMEELN; from the coding sequence ATGTCTGAAGGTTTTACTCCGCCGGATATACAGAAAAATATCGGTGTTCTTTCCACGTCAAAATCTGGCTGGAATCTTGAGCTGAATTTTGTGTCTTGGGGCGGACGTCCTGCAAAGTACGACATTCGTTCCTGGGATTCCGAGCATGAAAAAATGGGAAAAGGCGTGACTTTCACAAAAGATGAGCTTTGCGCTTTAAAGAATCTTCTGAATGGAATGGAAGAACTTAATTAA
- a CDS encoding NUDIX hydrolase yields MDDKKLIWHEKSRREAFKTPVFTVTERTSVSPDGTEGIYIVNEAPDWVIVIPDDGENFLMVRQWRHGEKSLSIEFPGGVIDKGEVPLEAAKRELLEETGATAKKIICLGSMNPNPALFANHVHVFLAEDLEFSGKQNLDADEYLNYLEIPKSEVIKKMGSPEYCHALMASAAALYLARNF; encoded by the coding sequence ATGGACGACAAAAAACTTATATGGCACGAAAAATCACGCAGGGAAGCTTTTAAAACTCCTGTTTTTACTGTTACTGAACGAACCAGCGTAAGCCCCGACGGAACAGAAGGCATCTACATTGTGAACGAAGCTCCTGACTGGGTTATTGTAATTCCGGATGACGGTGAAAATTTTCTTATGGTAAGGCAATGGCGGCACGGGGAAAAATCTTTAAGCATTGAATTTCCGGGCGGCGTAATAGACAAGGGCGAAGTTCCGCTTGAAGCTGCAAAACGTGAGCTTTTGGAAGAAACCGGCGCAACTGCAAAAAAAATTATTTGCCTTGGCTCAATGAATCCTAATCCGGCTTTGTTTGCAAACCACGTTCATGTTTTTCTTGCTGAAGATTTGGAGTTTTCCGGCAAGCAGAATCTTGATGCTGATGAATATTTAAACTACTTGGAAATTCCAAAATCCGAAGTGATAAAAAAAATGGGCAGCCCCGAATATTGCCATGCTTTGATGGCTTCAGCAGCTGCCCTGTATTTAGCTCGGAATTTTTAG
- a CDS encoding cytidylate kinase-like family protein encodes MAIIAISRQVAALGDEIAAAAAKKLGYTFITRKQIENRIVELGFPKEKLQKYDEIKPGFFASLAKGRDEYLNYLQYAVLEAASKGNCILIGRGSFVILEDVPNLISLRFVAKESVRVKRLEKEFNWTEKQAMARINESAANRKGFHKSFFNVDNEDSSHYMLTINTGILEQEEVVKQIVNFVKYFADPEKEALGKKRIENMLKAQDLTNKLLFEYKLNINFLRAIIDDEGTSITLQGVADSQAVVDRAVTLAAKILPSCTIKSAVNIVQDFKGC; translated from the coding sequence ATGGCAATCATAGCAATTTCAAGACAGGTGGCAGCTCTTGGAGACGAAATAGCTGCGGCGGCAGCAAAAAAACTTGGCTACACATTTATAACTCGAAAACAAATAGAAAACCGCATTGTAGAGCTGGGATTTCCAAAGGAAAAACTTCAAAAATATGACGAAATAAAACCGGGATTTTTCGCAAGTCTCGCAAAAGGACGCGATGAATACCTGAATTATTTGCAGTATGCGGTTCTGGAAGCGGCAAGCAAAGGAAACTGCATTTTGATAGGACGCGGTTCATTTGTAATTCTTGAAGATGTTCCAAATTTGATTTCGCTTCGGTTCGTGGCAAAAGAATCTGTAAGAGTCAAGCGGCTTGAAAAAGAATTCAACTGGACAGAAAAACAGGCAATGGCAAGAATCAACGAAAGCGCGGCAAACAGAAAAGGATTCCACAAGAGTTTCTTCAATGTGGACAACGAAGATTCAAGCCACTATATGCTCACAATAAACACAGGAATTCTTGAGCAGGAAGAAGTTGTAAAGCAGATTGTAAATTTTGTAAAATATTTTGCAGACCCGGAAAAAGAAGCTCTAGGCAAAAAGCGAATTGAAAATATGCTCAAAGCCCAAGACCTGACAAACAAGCTTCTCTTTGAATACAAGCTGAATATAAATTTCCTGCGCGCAATTATTGACGACGAAGGAACTTCCATAACGCTGCAAGGCGTGGCAGATTCTCAGGCTGTGGTAGACAGAGCTGTTACTCTTGCCGCAAAGATTCTTCCAAGCTGCACAATAAAATCAGCAGTAAATATTGTTCAGGATTTTAAAGGCTGCTAA
- the glmS gene encoding glutamine--fructose-6-phosphate transaminase (isomerizing) — MCGIVGYIGNKNATPVLVNALKKLEYRGYDSAGIAVFNGQDILVRKVKGALKALEEKIAKETIEGSLGIGHTRWATHGEPSDINAHPHLNESGTIAVVHNGIIENFAKLKAWLQSEGVVFKSDTDTEVIAHLINYYYEDSLDIFEAVKAAVNRLEGSYALGVLCKDFPDRIIAARKECPLIVGLGKGENFIASDVPAVLEYTRDVYFLDQKEIAVLYKDHVDLFDEDGNRIIKQPFHVDWDISSAEKGGYEHFMLKEIHEQPKVLTDTMRPRLVFEGGVPVDIKFDELRFDEKWKEAKRIVIVACGTAYHAGVVAKYVFEQLARVPVVVDVASEFRYRNPILCKDDIFIVISQSGETADTLAALRLAKQNGVHVTAITNCVGSTVSREADDVVYTWAGPEIAVASTKAYTTQLMCLSMLALKAAFIKGTISASDYKKYLCELNSIPEKVQQILEDKASIQRFVSKNYNKQKVFFIGRQYDSATSLECALKLKEVSYMHSEAFAAGELKHGPIALIDTDTLVVATATVPELYEKLASNIIEVKSRGASTFVITQDDSGAFSSSADEIVKIPSTESFFEPMLAIIPAQLFAYYCAVHRGNNPDKPRNLAKSVTVE, encoded by the coding sequence ATGTGTGGAATTGTAGGATATATCGGCAATAAAAATGCTACACCGGTTTTGGTGAATGCGCTTAAAAAACTTGAGTACCGCGGATATGACAGCGCGGGAATCGCAGTGTTTAACGGCCAGGATATTTTGGTGCGCAAGGTAAAAGGCGCGCTCAAAGCTCTTGAAGAAAAAATCGCGAAGGAAACTATCGAAGGTTCTCTTGGAATCGGGCATACAAGATGGGCGACCCACGGCGAGCCTAGCGACATAAACGCCCATCCGCATCTTAACGAAAGCGGAACAATCGCTGTTGTTCACAACGGAATTATCGAGAACTTTGCAAAGCTCAAGGCGTGGCTTCAGAGCGAAGGCGTTGTTTTTAAGAGCGACACAGACACAGAAGTCATTGCTCATCTTATAAACTATTACTATGAAGATTCTCTTGATATTTTTGAAGCTGTAAAGGCGGCTGTAAACCGCTTGGAAGGCAGCTATGCTCTTGGAGTTTTGTGCAAGGACTTTCCGGACAGAATCATTGCCGCAAGAAAGGAATGCCCGCTCATTGTAGGTCTTGGCAAAGGTGAAAACTTTATTGCAAGCGATGTTCCTGCTGTTCTTGAGTACACCCGCGATGTCTACTTCCTTGACCAAAAAGAAATTGCTGTGCTTTACAAAGACCACGTTGATCTTTTTGATGAAGACGGAAACCGCATAATAAAGCAGCCGTTCCATGTTGACTGGGATATTTCTTCCGCGGAAAAAGGCGGATATGAGCATTTTATGCTTAAAGAAATCCACGAGCAGCCAAAAGTTCTTACAGACACAATGAGACCGCGTCTTGTTTTTGAAGGCGGAGTTCCTGTTGACATAAAATTCGATGAGCTTCGCTTTGATGAAAAGTGGAAGGAAGCTAAGCGCATTGTGATTGTTGCCTGCGGAACTGCATATCATGCCGGGGTTGTGGCAAAGTATGTTTTTGAGCAGCTTGCACGCGTTCCTGTTGTAGTTGATGTTGCAAGCGAATTCCGCTATAGAAATCCTATTTTGTGTAAGGATGATATTTTTATTGTAATAAGCCAGTCCGGGGAAACTGCCGACACTTTGGCTGCATTGCGCCTTGCCAAGCAAAATGGTGTTCACGTTACGGCGATTACAAACTGCGTGGGTTCAACTGTAAGCCGCGAAGCTGACGATGTTGTCTATACTTGGGCAGGTCCTGAAATTGCGGTCGCTTCTACTAAGGCGTACACAACTCAGCTTATGTGCCTTTCTATGCTTGCCTTGAAAGCTGCCTTTATAAAGGGAACAATTTCCGCTTCTGATTATAAAAAATATCTTTGCGAACTGAATTCTATTCCGGAGAAAGTTCAGCAGATTCTTGAAGATAAGGCTTCTATCCAGAGATTTGTTTCCAAGAACTACAATAAACAGAAGGTTTTCTTTATTGGCCGCCAGTATGACAGCGCGACAAGTCTTGAGTGCGCCCTTAAGCTTAAGGAAGTAAGCTATATGCACAGCGAGGCTTTTGCGGCAGGCGAACTTAAGCACGGGCCGATTGCGCTTATAGACACGGATACTCTTGTTGTTGCGACAGCCACAGTTCCTGAACTTTACGAAAAACTTGCAAGCAACATCATTGAAGTCAAGAGCCGCGGAGCTTCAACTTTTGTTATCACGCAGGATGATTCCGGGGCATTCAGTTCTTCCGCAGATGAAATTGTAAAAATTCCTTCTACGGAAAGTTTTTTTGAGCCGATGCTTGCAATAATTCCAGCGCAGCTTTTTGCTTATTATTGCGCAGTCCACAGGGGAAACAACCCGGACAAGCCGCGCAACCTTGCAAAGTCTGTTACTGTTGAATAA
- the nth gene encoding endonuclease III produces the protein MKLLTPQQISQVFLRFQKLNPSPETELVAPNAFCLLVSVVLSAQTTDKAVNKATEPLYKVAYTPELMLSLGEEKIRGFIKSIGLYKNKAKHVAGLSKMLVEKFNSQVPDNREDLESLPGVGRKTANVILNVVYNKPTMPVDTHLLRICPKIGLAQGSTPLEVERSLLERIPAEFMMHAHHWLILHGRYICTARNPKCAECPINDLCLHNETSTK, from the coding sequence TTGAAACTTTTAACTCCGCAGCAGATTTCGCAAGTCTTTCTGCGGTTTCAAAAACTGAATCCGTCTCCAGAAACTGAGCTTGTTGCTCCGAATGCTTTTTGCCTTTTGGTTAGCGTTGTTCTTTCTGCGCAGACTACGGACAAAGCCGTGAACAAAGCAACCGAACCGCTTTATAAAGTTGCCTATACGCCTGAACTTATGCTTTCGCTTGGCGAAGAAAAAATAAGAGGCTTTATAAAGTCAATCGGGCTTTACAAGAACAAGGCAAAACACGTTGCGGGCTTAAGCAAAATGCTCGTGGAAAAATTCAATTCGCAAGTTCCAGACAACAGGGAAGACTTGGAATCTTTACCGGGCGTTGGAAGAAAAACTGCGAATGTTATTCTAAATGTTGTCTACAACAAGCCCACAATGCCTGTGGACACACATCTTCTTAGAATCTGCCCCAAGATTGGACTTGCCCAAGGCTCAACGCCGCTTGAAGTTGAACGCTCCTTGCTTGAGCGTATTCCAGCTGAATTTATGATGCACGCCCATCACTGGCTTATATTGCACGGACGCTATATTTGCACAGCGCGAAATCCCAAGTGCGCGGAATGCCCGATAAACGACTTGTGCCTTCACAATGAAACTTCTACCAAGTAA
- the metK gene encoding methionine adenosyltransferase has translation MSAVLSKNHYLFTSESVGEGHPDKVCDQISDGILDECLRQDPESHVACETFASQALILVGGELSTNAHVDIQKVVHDVVQRIGYTNPDYGLDCNSMAVLNMIHSQSSDINQGVVGKGLDEFKGQQGAGDQGMMFGFACKETSELMPAPIMFAHKLMKKSAELRKSGEVKWMRPDSKSQVTIEYEGHRPVRIDTVVISQQHDAGISYDEIKSTVTEKIIKPVLEPAGLLDSKTKYFINPTGQFVIGGPVGDTGLTGRKIIVDTYGGMGRHGGGAFSGKDPSKVDRSGAYMARYIAKNIVAADLAERCEVQLAYAIGVPFPVSVLVETFGTGIVPDFQIADAVKKVFDCTPAGITKTFNLKRPIYSKTASYGHFGNSEFPWEQTDKAALLKKEF, from the coding sequence ATGAGCGCTGTCTTATCAAAAAATCATTATTTATTTACTTCGGAATCCGTGGGAGAAGGTCACCCGGACAAAGTTTGCGACCAGATTTCAGATGGAATTCTTGATGAATGTCTGCGTCAGGATCCGGAAAGCCATGTTGCCTGCGAAACTTTTGCATCTCAGGCTCTTATTCTTGTAGGCGGCGAGCTTTCTACAAATGCTCACGTTGATATTCAGAAAGTTGTGCATGACGTTGTTCAGAGAATCGGCTACACAAATCCAGACTACGGCTTGGACTGCAATTCCATGGCTGTTCTTAACATGATTCATTCCCAGTCGTCGGATATAAATCAGGGAGTTGTAGGAAAAGGCCTTGATGAATTCAAAGGACAGCAGGGCGCAGGAGATCAGGGAATGATGTTCGGTTTTGCCTGCAAGGAAACGTCTGAGCTTATGCCTGCTCCGATTATGTTTGCCCACAAGCTTATGAAAAAATCCGCAGAGCTAAGGAAAAGCGGCGAAGTCAAATGGATGCGCCCGGATTCAAAGAGCCAGGTTACAATTGAATATGAAGGCCATCGTCCTGTAAGAATCGATACTGTTGTTATAAGTCAGCAGCACGATGCGGGAATCAGCTATGATGAAATAAAATCTACGGTAACGGAAAAAATAATAAAGCCAGTTCTTGAGCCGGCAGGGCTTTTGGATTCCAAAACAAAGTATTTTATAAATCCTACAGGCCAGTTTGTAATCGGCGGTCCTGTTGGAGACACTGGTCTTACAGGCAGAAAAATAATCGTTGACACTTACGGCGGAATGGGACGGCACGGCGGCGGAGCTTTCAGCGGAAAAGACCCTAGCAAGGTTGACCGTTCAGGAGCATACATGGCGCGCTACATTGCCAAGAATATTGTTGCCGCGGACTTGGCGGAACGCTGCGAAGTTCAGCTTGCTTATGCGATTGGAGTTCCGTTCCCTGTTTCTGTTCTAGTTGAAACTTTTGGAACTGGAATTGTTCCTGACTTTCAGATTGCGGACGCTGTAAAAAAAGTTTTTGACTGCACTCCAGCCGGAATAACAAAGACGTTCAATCTTAAGCGTCCTATTTATTCCAAGACAGCTTCTTACGGACACTTTGGAAATTCGGAATTTCCGTGGGAACAGACAGACAAAGCCGCGCTCCTGAAAAAAGAGTTCTAG
- a CDS encoding type II toxin-antitoxin system VapC family toxin yields the protein MYLLDTHAIIWYVTGNNELSLIAQNIMETKRCFFSFAFLWEIAIKQAKGTLQFDIDIPRLKSVLENEEFIYLPPTEYDAERIKTLPDIHKDPFDRLLIAQAMENDLTIVTTDSKIPLYNVKTVW from the coding sequence ATGTATTTATTAGACACTCATGCAATAATTTGGTATGTAACAGGAAATAATGAGCTTTCTTTAATAGCTCAAAACATAATGGAAACAAAAAGATGTTTTTTCAGTTTTGCATTCTTATGGGAAATTGCAATTAAGCAAGCGAAAGGCACATTGCAATTTGATATTGATATTCCAAGATTAAAATCTGTTTTAGAGAATGAAGAATTTATATATCTTCCACCAACAGAATATGATGCTGAAAGAATAAAGACTTTGCCAGATATTCATAAGGATCCGTTTGACAGATTGTTGATTGCACAAGCAATGGAAAATGATTTAACAATTGTAACAACAGATTCAAAAATTCCTTTGTATAATGTAAAAACTGTTTGGTGA
- a CDS encoding DUF2281 domain-containing protein, with translation MSYSVLEEKLKELPQTALEEVASYIDYVLYKFTASEKQYSVKTKKSGFGCLKNISCKMSPDFDKPLEEFAEYM, from the coding sequence ATGTCATATTCTGTACTTGAGGAAAAATTAAAAGAACTTCCTCAGACAGCACTTGAAGAAGTTGCTTCATACATTGATTATGTTCTATATAAGTTTACAGCCTCTGAAAAACAATATTCTGTTAAAACAAAAAAAAGCGGATTTGGATGTTTAAAAAATATATCATGCAAAATGTCTCCTGATTTTGATAAGCCTCTCGAAGAATTTGCGGAGTATATGTAA
- a CDS encoding isoamylase early set domain-containing protein — translation MSLKKSYSKDKKTCNVTFSVSQEAAHGAEKVSIAGDFNSWSSTETPLKKGKDGSFSVKIPLEAGKEYQFRYLLDGKHWENDWAADKYIPAPFSHTDNSVVIC, via the coding sequence ATGTCACTGAAAAAGTCTTATTCCAAAGACAAGAAAACTTGTAACGTAACTTTTTCTGTTTCTCAGGAAGCAGCACACGGCGCAGAAAAAGTTTCAATCGCAGGAGACTTTAACAGCTGGAGCAGCACAGAAACTCCGTTGAAAAAAGGCAAAGACGGTTCTTTCTCTGTAAAAATCCCTCTTGAAGCCGGAAAGGAATATCAGTTCCGCTATCTTCTTGACGGAAAGCACTGGGAAAACGACTGGGCGGCAGACAAGTACATTCCTGCTCCATTCTCCCACACAGACAATTCTGTTGTAATCTGCTAA
- a CDS encoding aldo/keto reductase, with amino-acid sequence MDLKGIYTADARRYDDSQTLYNRCGKSGILLPKVSLGFWHNFGGNDSYERSRKITHFAFDHGINHFDLANNYGPPYGSAEETMGRLIKDDFRPYRDELFISTKAGYDMWEGPYGNWGSRKYLTASIDQSLKRMNLEYVDLFYSHRYDQDTPLEETLQAMVDIVKQGKALYLGLSRWPLEALKFADNYLRERDVPLLIYQGRLNLLDRSPQDEGILDYCAEHGIGFISFSPLAQGLLTDRYLNGIPSDSRMAKEHFLKSKDLTPELLEKLKAWNAQTGKRNETLAEMALSWILSQKGVTSVLVGASSTEQLEKNMKCVHAEPFSSEI; translated from the coding sequence ATGGACTTAAAAGGAATCTATACAGCAGACGCTCGCCGCTATGATGACTCCCAAACTTTATACAATCGCTGCGGAAAAAGCGGAATTCTCTTGCCCAAAGTAAGCCTAGGATTTTGGCACAACTTCGGCGGAAACGACTCTTATGAACGCAGCCGGAAAATCACACATTTTGCGTTTGACCACGGAATAAATCACTTTGACCTTGCGAACAACTACGGTCCTCCTTACGGCAGCGCAGAAGAAACAATGGGCAGACTCATAAAAGACGACTTCCGCCCTTACCGCGACGAGCTTTTTATTTCAACAAAGGCAGGCTACGATATGTGGGAAGGTCCTTATGGCAATTGGGGCTCGCGCAAATATCTTACCGCAAGCATTGACCAAAGCTTAAAGCGCATGAATCTTGAATATGTAGATTTATTTTACAGCCACCGATACGATCAGGACACTCCTTTGGAAGAAACTTTGCAGGCAATGGTTGACATTGTAAAGCAAGGAAAAGCCCTTTATCTGGGTTTAAGCCGCTGGCCGCTTGAAGCATTAAAATTCGCCGACAACTATCTTCGCGAACGGGATGTTCCGCTTCTTATTTATCAAGGCAGGCTGAATCTTCTTGACCGTTCACCGCAAGATGAAGGCATTCTTGACTACTGCGCCGAGCATGGAATTGGATTCATTTCATTTTCTCCACTGGCGCAAGGCTTGCTTACAGACCGATACCTTAACGGAATTCCTTCTGACAGCAGAATGGCAAAAGAGCATTTTCTAAAAAGCAAAGATTTGACTCCAGAACTTCTGGAAAAACTAAAGGCATGGAACGCACAGACAGGCAAACGCAACGAAACTCTTGCAGAAATGGCATTGTCTTGGATTCTTAGTCAGAAAGGCGTTACAAGCGTGCTGGTTGGCGCAAGCTCCACAGAGCAGCTTGAAAAAAACATGAAATGTGTTCACGCTGAACCGTTCAGCAGTGAAATATAG
- a CDS encoding ATP-binding cassette domain-containing protein, translating to MEKDLIRIDKCQIRKGGSVLIPQIGWTMKEGEAWLVTGPNGGGKADFIKALSGSLEFYPEQGGSFCSEFAKSTAVVSLEEAARLIEEERERDESEYLDKIDIGRTGREYIYEVIGGPKKKSEPLAKDAYKLETFPQVKLCGVEKILDRGLRFMSTGEIRRTLLCRSLLSGARLLVLSDPFAGLDAESRSILMEFFNMILKRQTENSGTDFPRIILCMERFSEIPEKINRVLEFSDKKISFCASRSEYETLLEIRNAEKKSVREKERQEFLCELKRIRSESNFALETEEFSEVPESLIKFEDVNVGWDEHKVLVNLNWEVKKGEHFLVRGPNGSGKTTIMELITGDNMQVFREKVYLFGSRRGSGESIWDIKKHLGIVSYRLHVEYRMVGGTDLQSVIVSGFKDSIGLYEPATDFELAMAKAWLKLAGFAGREKESFGSLSYGEQRAILILRAAVKSPRVLILDEPCHGLDENYRGKILDLLETVAETGTTTLLHVTHEPSEVLACEKNILELCPGQTPMYKILHR from the coding sequence ATGGAAAAAGATTTGATTCGCATTGATAAATGCCAGATAAGAAAGGGCGGCTCGGTTTTGATTCCGCAGATTGGCTGGACGATGAAAGAAGGCGAAGCATGGCTTGTTACAGGACCAAACGGCGGCGGAAAGGCTGACTTTATAAAAGCGTTGTCTGGTTCTTTGGAATTTTACCCGGAACAGGGCGGCTCGTTCTGTTCTGAATTTGCAAAAAGCACGGCTGTAGTTTCCCTTGAAGAAGCCGCAAGATTAATAGAAGAAGAGCGCGAGCGGGACGAAAGCGAATACTTGGATAAAATCGACATAGGAAGAACCGGCCGTGAATACATTTACGAAGTGATTGGCGGACCAAAAAAGAAATCAGAGCCTCTTGCAAAGGACGCGTACAAGCTAGAAACATTTCCGCAGGTAAAGCTTTGCGGCGTGGAAAAAATTCTTGACCGCGGACTTCGCTTTATGTCTACCGGGGAAATAAGGCGCACGCTTTTGTGCCGTTCACTTTTGTCTGGAGCCAGGCTGCTTGTCTTGAGCGACCCTTTTGCGGGGCTGGATGCCGAGTCGCGTTCAATTCTTATGGAATTTTTCAATATGATTCTAAAGCGGCAGACTGAAAATTCTGGAACAGATTTTCCGCGCATAATTTTGTGCATGGAGCGGTTCAGTGAAATCCCGGAAAAAATAAACCGCGTTCTTGAGTTTTCAGATAAAAAAATTTCCTTCTGCGCAAGCCGTTCTGAATATGAAACTCTCCTTGAAATTCGAAACGCAGAAAAAAAATCCGTCCGCGAAAAAGAAAGACAGGAATTTCTTTGCGAGCTAAAAAGAATCCGCAGTGAAAGCAATTTCGCCTTGGAAACAGAAGAATTTTCTGAAGTGCCAGAAAGCCTTATAAAGTTTGAGGATGTGAATGTAGGCTGGGACGAGCATAAGGTTCTTGTAAACTTAAACTGGGAAGTTAAAAAAGGCGAGCATTTTCTTGTGAGAGGTCCGAACGGCTCTGGAAAAACCACAATCATGGAACTTATAACGGGCGACAATATGCAAGTGTTCCGCGAAAAAGTCTACTTGTTTGGAAGCCGGCGCGGTTCAGGCGAATCAATCTGGGACATAAAAAAGCACCTTGGAATTGTAAGCTACAGGCTTCATGTGGAATACAGAATGGTCGGCGGAACTGATTTGCAGAGCGTGATTGTAAGCGGATTCAAGGACAGCATCGGGCTTTATGAGCCTGCCACGGATTTTGAGCTTGCAATGGCGAAGGCTTGGCTTAAACTTGCAGGATTTGCCGGACGCGAAAAGGAATCGTTTGGCTCTTTAAGCTACGGAGAGCAGCGCGCAATTCTGATTCTTAGAGCCGCAGTAAAGTCGCCGCGTGTTCTTATTTTGGACGAGCCTTGCCACGGATTGGATGAAAATTACCGCGGAAAAATCCTAGACCTGCTAGAAACTGTTGCGGAAACAGGAACGACAACGCTTCTGCACGTAACCCACGAGCCTTCTGAAGTCCTTGCGTGCGAAAAAAACATCCTAGAACTTTGTCCTGGCCAAACTCCAATGTATAAGATTTTGCACAGATAG
- a CDS encoding LysR substrate-binding domain-containing protein translates to MDFFELKAFISVAKNLHFARAANEINLSPSALSRLISRLEEETGAELFDRRSKDIFLTEKGRKFLAFASKCVEEKENLVNEFSQIKDSVCGTLHVYASVTACYTIMPPFIKKLSAKYPAVHLSIETGDPAGAVSAVREGRAELAVAAIPDERSAFFDCISVCRTPLVFAAALNSPYVDVQGSPQDIVSTVPLILPKAGLARKRFDSWIKSRNVHPEVAAETEGNEAVMALAALGLGIGLVPKIVLENGPYKEGFVSHNAGNALGFYDIGFIQKAKITGSESARKIRIAVNEILGIS, encoded by the coding sequence ATGGATTTTTTTGAGCTTAAGGCTTTTATTTCTGTGGCGAAGAATCTGCATTTTGCCCGTGCCGCGAACGAAATCAATTTAAGCCCTTCCGCATTGAGCCGGCTTATTTCAAGGCTGGAAGAAGAGACTGGCGCAGAACTTTTTGACAGAAGAAGCAAGGATATATTTCTTACGGAAAAAGGCAGAAAATTTTTAGCCTTTGCTTCAAAATGTGTGGAAGAAAAAGAAAATCTTGTAAATGAATTTTCGCAGATAAAGGACAGCGTGTGCGGAACTCTTCATGTTTATGCTAGCGTTACGGCGTGCTATACGATAATGCCTCCGTTCATAAAAAAACTTTCTGCAAAATATCCGGCGGTTCATCTTTCCATAGAAACAGGAGATCCTGCCGGGGCTGTGAGCGCGGTGAGGGAAGGGCGGGCGGAACTTGCGGTGGCGGCAATTCCTGACGAGCGTTCTGCATTTTTTGACTGCATTTCCGTGTGCCGAACTCCTCTTGTGTTTGCCGCCGCTTTGAACAGTCCTTATGTTGACGTGCAGGGAAGTCCGCAGGATATAGTTTCTACAGTGCCTTTGATTTTGCCCAAAGCCGGACTTGCGCGCAAAAGATTTGATTCCTGGATAAAAAGCCGCAATGTTCACCCGGAAGTTGCCGCCGAAACAGAAGGAAACGAAGCTGTAATGGCTCTTGCCGCTCTTGGACTTGGAATAGGACTTGTTCCAAAAATTGTCCTTGAAAACGGGCCGTACAAAGAAGGCTTTGTGTCGCACAACGCAGGAAACGCGCTGGGATTTTATGACATAGGATTCATTCAAAAGGCAAAAATCACAGGAAGTGAAAGCGCAAGAAAAATCCGCATTGCAGTAAATGAAATATTAGGCATTTCATGA